The following is a genomic window from Sporocytophaga myxococcoides DSM 11118.
ATTACTTAAGGTATTATTGAAATGTTTTTTTGATGAATCAACATCATCAAGATCCTTATTCCATAAGATGGATTTCAATCTAGTAACAGCTTTTTTTAAGAATTTATAATAAGTGAGCTAATCACTAGTCCTATTATTTAATAACTGAACAATTTTAATTTTTAATTCACTTTTAACTTTAACTATTTAATCTATGAGAAAAATGAATTTTCTCCTTCTTACGGGAGGACTTCTGTTGATTCTGGTGAGCCAGTCGTTTGCCCAGAAATACAAAGAAAAAGATCAAGGCTCTGTTGATACTTTCAAAGGAAAGATAAAAAACAAGAAAGATCTTGATATTACTCTGCCAGGAAAAGATAAAGTTTTCAAGGGCGAAGTAAAAATGAATAAAGTCAGAAATGGGGCTACAACAGTTGCCGGTACTTTAGAAGATGAACCATCTTCAGGCTTCAAGTTTACCTACACAGAAGAAGGTGTGGAAGGCTTGGTACTTCTGAAAGACAAAAAGCAGGCTTTCAGATATTACACTGAAAAAGGAAAAGTAAAATCAAAGGAAGTTGATATTCACTCAGTGATCTGTGTTGAATATGCTTCATCTGCCCCGAGTACTTCCAATGCACGTACTTCTTTAGCACAGGTACCTCCTGCAGGAGACCCGGTTTACAGCTTACAAAGCCTGGCAGGTGCAGAAGCGGTAGTCTACCTGGACTTCGACGGAGAAGTTGTAACAGATACATATTGGAATGCATGGTTCGTTAATGGGAATACAATAAATGCACTGCCGCCAGCCATAGATGGCACTCAGATTCAGGAAATATTCAATCTGGTATCTGAAGATTTTATGCCATTCCAATTGAATATTACTACAAGTTTAAGCGTGTACAATGCAGCTCCTGTCAACAGAAGATTGCGAGTTGTTTTTACACCTTATACAGATTTCTCTATGCTTTCAGGTGGAGTCGCTTTTGGCGGAATTTTCCCTTCAGGTGATCCAGCAAATAGTCCTGCCTGGGTCTTTACAGATAGTCATCAGAATATAGCGAAAAAAATAGGCGAAGCTGCCTCTCATGAAATCGGGCATACATTAGCTCTGGCACATGATGGTAAAACAGGAGTAACAGAATATTATGAAGGTCATAATGGCTGGGCACCTATAATGGGCGTAGGATATAACCAACCTTTGTCTCAATGGAGTAAAAGTGAATATCCGGGAGCATACAACAGCCCGACTGTTACTCCTATGCAGGATGACCTGGACATAATCACTACAGTAAATGGTTTTGGTTATAGAACAGATGAAGACCTGAATACGACAGCTTCAGCCAGAACCCTAACTATAGATGGAACAGGAAACGTACTTGCTGCAAACAACAAAGGTATCATAAGCAAACGAACAGATGTAGATTACTTCAAATTTACAGCGTCCAATCAGTCAAATCTTACGCTGAGTATTTCACCGGCACAGATGCATGGTGATCTTGATATCCAGGTAAGATTATTAAACTCAAGTGGTAGCCAGATCGCTGTGTTCAATCCGGCAGGACCAGGTAAAGTGGATGTCTCCAATTCTATTACCACTGGAACATACTATCTGGAAATAGATGGAGTAGGGCAAGGAGATCTTACTACAGGATATTCTGACTATGGTTCACTAGGAGCTTATTCTATTTCAGGACAACTCAGTGCATGTGGAAACAATTTTGAGCCGAATGAATCAATCGCAGCAGCTTCTCTGATAAACGTTAATACAACAAATAATGCTGCAATTACAACTTCCACAGATGTCGATTATTATAAGCTGAACGTTACAACTGCCAATCAGGATATAGAGCTGATATTGAAAAATCTGACAGCAAATCTAAAACTGGAATTACTAAGTTCCACTGGTACTGCATTGTTCACCTCAGATAATTACGGAACCTCAGATGAAAAAATCAGTTATCTGGCTACTACTACTGGACTTTATTATGTAAGAGTAACTGGTGTAAGTGGTGCTGTAACTGCTGGTTGCTACACATTGGCAAATTCCGTAAAAGTCAACAACTGTCCAGCTGCCAATGAGCCCAATGAAAGCATTTCAGCTGCAACGGCTTTTCCTCTGAGAAGTTCAATACAGGGAGCAATAAATACCACTACTGATAAAGATTTTTACAAGCTAAGCAATTTAACTGCAGGTTCGGTGTTGAAAATAAATTTAACAGGTCTTACTGTAGATATTGACATAAGGTTGTTAAATTCATCTGGAGGACTGGTAGCTGGTTCATACAATGGAGGTTTTTCAGACGAAAATATTATCTATAATGTCCCTGCAACAGGTACATACTATCTTGAAATGTATGGATATATGGGTGCAAACAGCAGATTTTGCTATACGCTTACCAATGATGTGATCCTTTCATGTCAGAATGCTTATGAACCCAATAATCAGCCATCTCAGCCTCTCCCGGAGATCCCTCTGAACTCTACTATTACTGC
Proteins encoded in this region:
- a CDS encoding pre-peptidase C-terminal domain-containing protein, whose translation is MRKMNFLLLTGGLLLILVSQSFAQKYKEKDQGSVDTFKGKIKNKKDLDITLPGKDKVFKGEVKMNKVRNGATTVAGTLEDEPSSGFKFTYTEEGVEGLVLLKDKKQAFRYYTEKGKVKSKEVDIHSVICVEYASSAPSTSNARTSLAQVPPAGDPVYSLQSLAGAEAVVYLDFDGEVVTDTYWNAWFVNGNTINALPPAIDGTQIQEIFNLVSEDFMPFQLNITTSLSVYNAAPVNRRLRVVFTPYTDFSMLSGGVAFGGIFPSGDPANSPAWVFTDSHQNIAKKIGEAASHEIGHTLALAHDGKTGVTEYYEGHNGWAPIMGVGYNQPLSQWSKSEYPGAYNSPTVTPMQDDLDIITTVNGFGYRTDEDLNTTASARTLTIDGTGNVLAANNKGIISKRTDVDYFKFTASNQSNLTLSISPAQMHGDLDIQVRLLNSSGSQIAVFNPAGPGKVDVSNSITTGTYYLEIDGVGQGDLTTGYSDYGSLGAYSISGQLSACGNNFEPNESIAAASLINVNTTNNAAITTSTDVDYYKLNVTTANQDIELILKNLTANLKLELLSSTGTALFTSDNYGTSDEKISYLATTTGLYYVRVTGVSGAVTAGCYTLANSVKVNNCPAANEPNESISAATAFPLRSSIQGAINTTTDKDFYKLSNLTAGSVLKINLTGLTVDIDIRLLNSSGGLVAGSYNGGFSDENIIYNVPATGTYYLEMYGYMGANSRFCYTLTNDVILSCQNAYEPNNQPSQPLPEIPLNSTITADFNLPTYDYDYYVVTVPEKGTLSFSLTNPPATGIWLLLYNSANTFLTQSNTLALSYTVTTPGKYTILVFNSVTTTNLSCYNLTNTFTPECNPFEPNNTVATATATSLNGSFRSTFTAATDIDYFKIAVTERGQLKISLEDRDPTSIIIYNPAGQQITGNSNTGWNWPRNFLVDAPTTGNYIIELKPVTSYTITYPTQCYKIETSFVPMPVTLSTNAVKFNGDNKGISGDESGIYIPASNKHHVENANVTFSVEAIVKSDQIPYPGNVISSDSPDEGIFASPTIGTLEIARNESMTGNDLLYFNYYGGYVSYEYNFKDGKCHHIAVVHDGSKLILYIDGTKVAEEAKQYPTNTPYVTGDTHPIILGAFDNGSDFGFQKSFRGTIKEVRFWKDVTRTQATIQDQMNKGLIGTEAGLRGYWKLNEGAGQYVYDRSITDYGLIFPTPGFLGLTPDNNYSDPGIVTNSCTSIGSPRLGSVNEADVINSSQNIVQVYPNPFNEELKFTLNENVTEQLYNAELKNTLGITVFEQKEVVPGVEYSIKENIVPGTYFLELHNGNEKRVIKVIKL